TTACACATGCAACTCTGCACTTGGAAGTAAAACTCATTTATTATGATTTCCCAGTGAGGACGTAAACATacatcatgaaagaaaaaaagcaatggGTGCACTAACATGTTGTTTAACAAACTGACGCCTTGTCAAATGAATTCATCACAATTATTCCTGGGTTACTGTACATCAGATGCTACGGCTTTCTTGGGTGTTGGCTGGTGCAGACAGAAGCTGTATTTTGAGCTGAGAAAACAGCGAGTGCTGATTTTGTGTTGTCTGGAGACCCTGATCGGGTAAAATAATGTTAGAGTAAATGCTTTAGCATTGATCTGCTTCTGACCCTCAGCTCCAGTCCACAGTATATAGTATGATCATCTGTATGCAGGTTATAAATGACAGCAATCCATACATACAGTAACCTGGAAACTAGATCAAGGATGTAAACTGTGGATTGGTAATTATATTTGATAGCAAACTGTGTGCAGGTTAAAGATTATGTTGCTTGTTTAGCTCTGTTGAGGGAAGTGGTGGCTAGTAGCCAAGAAGTAGCTTTGCTGCAGATATAAAGCCTCCACTTGCTGTTTAATTGAAAGAAATATGTGACTTTTCCTGTTTAGGTCCATAATAATCTATAGTTGGCTTTGAGGTAGATGAGTGTTTCCAGGTTTTTTGGTAAAACACAGCCTCTCCCGGGGAGCAGACAGTGGCCGGCGGTAGTGAAAATGCTCTCCACCACAGTGCCACCAGCAGGGATCGTAAAAGCCTGCTTGGCCACCTGGGAAAGCAGAGGAAAATCTATATCCTTACGCCGCCAATAATGCAAAGCCTCTTCGTCTGTGGGTTCCTCACGCAGGTAAACGGCAAGCTCCTGCTCCAGGCTCTTAGCCTGCGTGGCGGGTCTCTGCTTGATGAAGGAGAAGAGCTTGCAGGGCCGAGACAGCGAGGAGACCGGCGAcggggctggagctggaggagtctGGGACTGAGGGTGGAGGTCTGTGTTGAGGTCTATGGGGCTGGAGGCAGGGGAGTGTTTGGACAGCTCCTCTATGAGAACCTGCCTGTGCCAGTCAGGGTTGCTGCTCCAGGTGAGCTTGAACTGGGGGTCCAGGGTGGTGGCAGTGATGTAGAGGGGGTTCTCCAAGATGGGGGCGAGCAGACGCTCTACAGCCTGGCTGAGGCCCGCCGACAGAGGGGGGCAGTGGGGGGCCGACGTCTCGGCGAGGTGCTTCCGGAGACCCAGAACACACGGCAGGGCCAGGCTGATGGAGACGTGCCGGTCTGTCTGAGCGTCCGCCTGCCTGTCGCCGTGCACCATGTCCCAGGCTTCAGTGAAGGGCTCCAGAGTGTCGATGAGCTCCCTCAGCAGGGACCGCTCTGTGCCGTCGAGGGACAActcccccggaccactcatctCCTCCAGGAACTCCACAGAGTCCAGCAGGCGCCGGAGGACCTTCATTGAATACACAACAAGAACAACTTAGCTGGTTTTAGATCCATAAGAACACATTTAGGCACGTTATTATCAAATATTATATTTGTTCTCAGATGTATAGTTTTGTCTGCGGCCCTGCTCTCTGTCATTATTATACCTTCCTGCAGACTACTGGAAGTTTGTGATCTCTGCTTCATACCTgagttaaaggtgtaatataggatgttctatttgctttgagttccgggtgggtcatcaaaataactggtgggtctgtttgtcaatcattctgacgagctgctttcgtaaagCCATTGTACGTGCTCGCTACCAATAAGGTTCTACTTATTGCGcgtgcgcattcagagtgtttatgtagctgctgagcttcggtttcagcgaGTACTTACCAATGGCGAGTCTGACacaatgaaactgtaactgtttcggaaaataagctgcatgtgcgaggccgatcgcagaaactgttaACAGAGCcctgcacgcccggagaagatgagctcgcgctcgcacgcttccgccattgaTGGGCGTTTCCTcgggagaagcagcagagcaggatggtctggcgcatgcgcgtttttcaaaaagcgagtaacagacgtttggcttcgtcttttcgaaaAAATCCTACATTACACCTTTAAGATGGCAGAGTGTGGATTCGCTTTTTGTCTGAAGTCTGCTGGTTCGTTTCTCCCTTACCAACACCACTCATAGGTCTGGATCTATGGGAGGCTTCCTCCTTGTTTTAAATTATGTTCACTGTCACATGTGCTTCCACATGTGATATTGTTGGATATAATTACTTCTGtacaaattaaactgaactgaaaaaaattgaaCAATAACAGAACTTAATTAAACAGTAACATAGACATATGTCTACAAAATCTAATGTAAAAAAACCAAATGTATTGCGTGCAGCAATgtttctggtaaaaaaaaatatattgtaaaattACAGCAGGTAATTTTGTTATTtgtgtttagtttctttttcaatcaaaaGCAGCATAACTGAATGAATGATTAAAGAACATGTGAAATGTCAGCTCTGCTTATATCTACAGAACGTGTGTGTTCAATACTCTtaagaaaaagcacaaaaaaaactgatgaaggCTGCTTGCCTTTAGCTGAGTAGCCCAGTCCATTGGTGCATTGGTGATATTTCCCGGTCCTCCCACCATCGACCCTGGACTGTCAAACACCTGGCTGAGTTTCTCAGGTGGAACAGCAGAGGTGATGTAGTTGTAGAAGCAGGCGGCCTTGGCCAGTGTggaggacagctgaggacaggagCGCAGTCCTTCTCGGACACACTGCTCCAGACAGCGAGAGAAACAGTCCACCCGAGAAACGCCCAGACTCTGCTCCAACGTGTCCTCCCACTCTCCGCCCTCTCCACCTTCACCGTGGCCATTCCTGCTCGTCTGGTCCGCGTCGTTCCCACCGTCCACCTCGGCTTCATCATCTCCGCCTTGACTGTTGGCGAGATGAGGTGAGATCAGGAACCCTGGAAGACTGCACGGCTTCGGCGCTGTCGTTGAGAGGAAAGCGTCCGCCACGATGCGATACGCTCTCCCGGACACGCCGTGAGAGTGACACACTTCATCGAAATCCGACAGCACTCGGTGGCCCGAGCTGCCACCAGACAGAGGAAGGCATGCGAGGAGGGCTGAGCGCATCTGCCAGTCCGATGTCAGAAAATGACAGGTGACACCAAGGTACCTGCAATAAAAGCAAAGTTCTCAGTGAGATCATCAAACCACGGTGTAACTTTAGGGTTTCTAGCGCATTTTACCTCCTTACCCTGAAGTGGCTCCAGCTAAGCCCCTCCAGAGATCCAGGCTGAGGCTCAGGGCGTGAGCGGAAGCCAGGGCCTGACGGGTCGCCAGCTGGGCCTGGTAGGCGTAAGCTGGGAGGAGCTGACTCTGGATGTAGTGCTGCGGCTCGGGGGTGTAGCGC
The DNA window shown above is from Salarias fasciatus chromosome 20, fSalaFa1.1, whole genome shotgun sequence and carries:
- the LOC115408603 gene encoding zinc finger BED domain-containing protein 6 yields the protein MIAGEGRRLIAQIVLDRKLIFYSGLEELWAPMASVSKVSILDYFNIVFEGENGKIESNCKACGTRIQAKRSVTSNFVTHLKRKHQAMYDDFVKRKDMKREGYSSGSLHTFTTNGGNARCCLPINAGAGGGGGGGAAAGGMGTLEGGVGGISGGRVTKFDRHDPRQVLISEAIAKMIVRDLQPVSVVENQGFRELLQLLEPRYTPEPQHYIQSQLLPAYAYQAQLATRQALASAHALSLSLDLWRGLAGATSGYLGVTCHFLTSDWQMRSALLACLPLSGGSSGHRVLSDFDEVCHSHGVSGRAYRIVADAFLSTTAPKPCSLPGFLISPHLANSQGGDDEAEVDGGNDADQTSRNGHGEGGEGGEWEDTLEQSLGVSRVDCFSRCLEQCVREGLRSCPQLSSTLAKAACFYNYITSAVPPEKLSQVFDSPGSMVGGPGNITNAPMDWATQLKVLRRLLDSVEFLEEMSGPGELSLDGTERSLLRELIDTLEPFTEAWDMVHGDRQADAQTDRHVSISLALPCVLGLRKHLAETSAPHCPPLSAGLSQAVERLLAPILENPLYITATTLDPQFKLTWSSNPDWHRQVLIEELSKHSPASSPIDLNTDLHPQSQTPPAPAPSPVSSLSRPCKLFSFIKQRPATQAKSLEQELAVYLREEPTDEEALHYWRRKDIDFPLLSQVAKQAFTIPAGGTVVESIFTTAGHCLLPGRGCVLPKNLETLIYLKANYRLLWT